In Nostoc sp. UHCC 0926, a single genomic region encodes these proteins:
- a CDS encoding F0F1 ATP synthase subunit gamma, with protein sequence MANLKAIRDRIQSVKNTKKITEAMRLVAAARVRRAQEQVLATRPFADRLAQVLYGLQSRLRFEEANLPLLKKREVKSVGLLVISGDRGLCGGYNNNVIRRAENRAKEIKAEGLDYQFVLVGRKATQYFQRRDQPIDATYSGLEQIPTAPEANQIADQLLSLFLSEKVDRIELIYTRFLSLVSSRPVVQTLLPLDTQGLEAADDEIFRLTTRGGKFEVEREKVTNQARPLAPDMIFEQDPVQILDSLLPLYLSNQLLRALQESAASELAARMTAMSNASENAGELINTLTLSYNKARQAAITQELLEVVGGAEALT encoded by the coding sequence ATGGCCAATCTAAAAGCAATACGCGATCGCATTCAGTCGGTCAAAAACACCAAAAAAATCACAGAAGCCATGCGCCTGGTAGCTGCGGCTAGAGTGCGTCGGGCGCAAGAACAAGTGCTAGCGACTCGCCCCTTTGCCGATCGCTTGGCACAAGTATTGTATGGTTTGCAAAGCCGTCTACGATTTGAAGAAGCAAACCTGCCACTGCTGAAAAAACGGGAAGTTAAGTCAGTCGGGCTGTTGGTAATTTCAGGCGATCGCGGTCTATGCGGCGGCTACAATAATAACGTTATCCGTCGTGCAGAAAACCGCGCCAAAGAAATCAAGGCAGAAGGTTTAGACTATCAATTTGTGCTCGTCGGACGCAAAGCTACACAGTACTTTCAACGCCGCGATCAGCCCATTGATGCTACTTACAGCGGCTTAGAGCAAATCCCCACCGCACCGGAAGCCAATCAGATTGCCGATCAACTACTTTCCTTATTTCTATCGGAAAAAGTAGACCGCATCGAATTAATTTATACCAGATTCCTTTCCCTGGTTAGCTCCCGTCCCGTGGTGCAAACCCTACTTCCGCTGGATACTCAAGGCTTAGAAGCAGCAGATGACGAAATCTTCCGCTTGACAACCCGTGGCGGTAAATTTGAAGTAGAACGGGAGAAAGTGACTAACCAAGCCCGCCCGTTGGCTCCTGACATGATTTTCGAGCAAGATCCAGTGCAGATTCTCGATTCTCTGTTGCCCCTGTATCTGAGTAACCAGTTATTGCGGGCGCTGCAAGAATCAGCGGCTAGTGAACTAGCAGCGCGGATGACAGCCATGAGTAATGCCAGCGAGAATGCCGGTGAATTGATTAACACCCTCACGCTGTCTTACAACAAAGCCCGACAAGCTGCAATTACCCAAGAACTCCTTGAAGTTGTTGGTGGTGCTGAAGCACTAACTTAG
- the atpA gene encoding F0F1 ATP synthase subunit alpha yields MSISIRPDEISSIIQQQIEQYDQEVKVANVGTVLQVGDGIARIYGLEKAMAGELLEFEDGTIGIAQNLEEDNVGAVLMGEGIEIQEGSSVTATGRIAQVPVGEALIGRVVDALGRPIDGKGDIKSSESRLIESPAPGIIERRSVHEPMQTGITAIDSMIPIGRGQRELIIGDRQTGKTAIAIDTIINQKEEDVICVYVAIGQKASTVANVVQTLQEKGAMDYTVVVAASASEPATLQYLAPYTGATIAEYFMYKGKATLVIYDDLSKQAQAYRQMSLLLRRPPGREAYPGDVFYIHSRLLERAAKLSDELGKGSMTALPIIETQAGDVSAYIPTNVISITDGQIFLSSDLFNAGIRPAVNPGISVSRVGSAAQTKAMKKVAGKIKLELAQFDDLQAFAQFASDLDKATQDQLARGQRLRELLKQPQNSPLSVYEQVAILYAGINGYLDDVPVNQVTTFTKGLREYLKTGKPQYVQGVQGSKALGDAEEVALKEALTEYKKTFKATA; encoded by the coding sequence ATGAGCATATCAATTAGACCTGACGAAATTAGCAGCATAATCCAACAACAAATCGAGCAATACGATCAAGAGGTCAAAGTTGCTAACGTTGGTACTGTCCTACAAGTTGGTGACGGTATTGCCCGGATCTATGGTCTCGAAAAGGCAATGGCTGGGGAACTCTTAGAATTTGAAGACGGTACAATTGGCATCGCCCAGAACTTGGAAGAAGACAATGTGGGCGCGGTGCTTATGGGTGAAGGGATAGAAATTCAAGAAGGTAGCTCCGTAACTGCGACTGGTAGAATTGCCCAGGTGCCTGTAGGAGAAGCCTTAATTGGACGAGTTGTAGACGCCTTGGGTCGCCCCATTGATGGCAAGGGAGACATCAAGTCCTCAGAAAGTCGTTTGATTGAATCTCCAGCACCTGGTATCATTGAGCGTCGGTCTGTACACGAACCCATGCAAACGGGGATCACAGCTATTGACTCAATGATTCCCATCGGTCGTGGTCAGCGGGAATTGATTATTGGTGACCGACAAACCGGCAAAACTGCGATCGCGATCGACACAATCATCAACCAAAAAGAAGAAGATGTAATTTGTGTCTACGTTGCGATCGGTCAAAAGGCTTCCACAGTTGCTAACGTGGTGCAGACATTGCAAGAAAAAGGCGCAATGGATTACACCGTGGTCGTCGCCGCTAGCGCCAGTGAACCAGCAACCCTGCAATACCTAGCTCCCTACACAGGCGCAACCATCGCTGAGTACTTCATGTACAAGGGTAAAGCTACCCTAGTTATTTACGATGACCTCTCCAAGCAAGCCCAAGCTTATCGCCAAATGTCCCTGTTGCTGCGTCGTCCACCCGGACGCGAAGCTTACCCTGGAGATGTATTCTACATCCACTCCCGCTTACTAGAAAGAGCAGCAAAGCTGAGTGACGAATTAGGTAAAGGCAGTATGACCGCCCTACCAATCATCGAAACTCAAGCTGGTGACGTTTCAGCATACATCCCTACAAACGTAATTTCCATTACCGATGGTCAGATATTCCTGTCTTCTGACCTGTTTAACGCTGGTATCCGTCCTGCTGTGAACCCTGGTATTTCTGTATCCCGCGTGGGTTCGGCGGCGCAAACCAAGGCAATGAAAAAAGTTGCCGGTAAAATTAAATTGGAACTGGCACAATTTGATGACCTGCAAGCCTTCGCTCAATTTGCTTCTGACTTAGATAAAGCTACTCAAGACCAGTTGGCACGGGGTCAACGGTTGCGCGAACTCCTCAAGCAGCCACAAAATTCGCCACTATCAGTATACGAGCAAGTAGCAATTCTGTATGCTGGTATCAATGGTTACTTAGATGATGTACCTGTAAATCAAGTAACCACCTTCACCAAAGGTCTACGCGAGTACTTAAAGACTGGTAAACCGCAGTATGTGCAAGGAGTACAAGGCTCTAAAGCACTAGGTGATGCAGAAGAAGTTGCCTTGAAGGAAGCACTCACCGAATACAAGAAGACCTTCAAAGCTACAGCATAG
- the atpH gene encoding ATP synthase F1 subunit delta, whose protein sequence is MTSKVATGEVAQPYAQALLSIAQSKNLTEEFGEDARTFLGLLRADKQLQNFFSNPFIQSENKKSLIKQILGEGANPYLRNFLLILVDKRRIAFLESIFQQYLALLRQLNQTVLAEVISAVPLTEAQQQAITEKVIAITNARQVEMETKVDSELIGGVIIKVGSQVIDASIRGQLRRLSLRLTNS, encoded by the coding sequence ATGACAAGCAAAGTAGCAACAGGCGAAGTAGCCCAGCCTTACGCACAGGCACTTTTGTCAATAGCGCAATCGAAAAATTTGACAGAAGAGTTCGGGGAAGATGCGCGGACTTTCCTGGGTTTGCTCAGGGCAGACAAACAGCTACAAAACTTCTTCAGCAACCCGTTTATTCAGTCTGAGAACAAAAAATCTCTAATCAAACAAATACTCGGTGAAGGCGCTAACCCCTACTTACGCAATTTTTTGCTAATACTAGTAGACAAACGCCGCATTGCATTCTTGGAATCAATTTTTCAACAGTATCTGGCGCTGTTGCGGCAGCTGAATCAAACCGTATTAGCGGAAGTGATTTCAGCCGTTCCCCTCACAGAAGCTCAACAGCAGGCAATTACAGAAAAGGTGATTGCCATAACTAATGCTCGCCAGGTAGAAATGGAAACCAAGGTAGACAGTGAGTTAATTGGTGGTGTAATCATTAAAGTAGGTTCGCAGGTAATTGATGCCAGTATCCGGGGTCAGTTGCGCCGCCTTTCATTGCGCTTAACTAATAGCTAG